The DNA segment AACAAGCTTCGTCCGATTATCTCGCAGATCCCGACGCCTACCTACATGCTAGCCAAGAGATTGTGTACTCTCCTATCCCTGTACATACCTACTACGTACTCACTACGATCAGCAACAGAATTCCTCGACATCCTCAAGACCAGCGACAGCAGCGGCGTTATCGCATCGCTAGACGGCGAGTCATTATTCACAAACGTACCAGTTGATCGTACCATCGACCTAATCATTGAACGGGTCTACCACAACGACACCACCCCCGACCTCGGCGTCCAAGAATCCGTGCTGCGCGAGCTACTGGAATGCTGCACTAAGGAAGCGCCATTCACCTGTCCCCGAGGAAACAAATACCGCCAGACTGATGGAGCCGCCATGGGTTCACCACTCGGAGTATTACTAGCCAACTTTTTTATCGGGTGTATAGAAGAAGTCTTCaaggaaacacaaaaaataGACATATACTGCAGATACAT comes from the Scylla paramamosain isolate STU-SP2022 chromosome 28, ASM3559412v1, whole genome shotgun sequence genome and includes:
- the LOC135115080 gene encoding uncharacterized protein LOC135115080, which codes for MEAAKQLKADPDITIRRADKASTYVLIDTPEYLQKMDEILSDTSKFMKITKDPTEALKTKLNRIIMKNNSTSKIVKFEKLTGVYNLGYCYGNVKTHKPGNKLRPIISQIPTPTYMLAKRLCTLLSLYIPTTYSLRSATEFLDILKTSDSSGVIASLDGESLFTNVPVDRTIDLIIERVYHNDTTPDLGVQESVLRELLECCTKEAPFTCPRGNKYRQTDGAAMGSPLGVLLANFFIGCIEEVFKETQKIDIYCRYIDDIFIKTKNQADTEIIRQRLQQVSGLSFTIENSTNGTMPFLDILVKQTDES